The Candidatus Eisenbacteria bacterium nucleotide sequence TCCCACGCCGCCTCGACGATCACGTCGACCTCGTCGACGTGGATGCCGTGCGGGTGCTCGGGTGGAAGACCCATCGTCCACGGCAGGAGCGGGTTCGTCAGCACGACGAGCAGGCGCTCGGGATCGCGCGCGTAGCGGTGCAGCTCGTCGGCCTGCTCGGCGGCGACGAGCCCGAGGCTCATCCATCCACTGCGGTCGGGCGGCGTGGCGCTGGTCGCCAGCACGCGCGGGTTCACGCGCCGCAGCGCCTTCGCGAAGCGGCGGAAGTCGCCGGGAACGAACTGCACGTCGCACCCGGCGTCGCGCAGCGTGCGCTCGGCCGCCCCCATGAAGATGCTCCGGAAGCGCACGCCCGGCTTGGTGAAGATCTCGAACGGTTGGGACAGGAGTCCGCCGTAGACGAGGAGGTCGGTCCAGTCCTCGCGTACCGAGAGCACCTCGAGGAGCGGCGTCGGCTCGGCGGGGCCGAAGCCGAGGGCGAGGGTGTCGCGCGGGCAAAGAAGGCCGATGGCGTCGGACAGAGAGAGGTTTCGTGGCGGCATGAGCGTGTGACTCTGGACTTCCAGCAAGCGACGCGCCAGCGCGCACACCGCCCCGGAGGCTGCCGGGCCGAACGCCGGACTTTCGGGGAATGTCAGATGTGCGAACGCCGGGCACCCCCGTCGCGCGGGTTCGGAATCGATCCGGCCGCCCATGGGACGGCGACCAGCCGCGTTTCGACGCGAAGCGGACGCGATGCTACCACCGGCCGCATGACGATGCCGGCGATCCTCGAGGTGCGCGGAGCGTGCAAGCGCTTCGGGGGCGCCATCGCGCTCGACGGCGTCGATCTCGACGTGCAGCGCGGTGAATGGGTCGGGCTTCTAGGACCGAACGGCGCCGGCAAGACCACCCTGGTGCGCGCCATCGCCGGCCGCGTCCGGCTGGACGCCGGCAGCATCGCGCTCGCGGGGGGCCCGTCGGACCGCACGGCGCTCGGGCACCGCGTCGGCCTGGCGCCGCAGGAGAACGCGCTCTACCCGTTCCTCACCGCCCGCGAGAACCTCGAAGTATTCGGCCGCTTGTACGGGCTCGACGGACCCGAATTGGGCGAGCGCGTCGCCTGGGCGCTCGGCTGGACCGGCCTCGCCGAGCGCGCCGACGAGCGTACGGGCGGGTTCTCGGGCGGGATGAAGCGGCGGTTGAACCTCGCGTGCGCCGTCCTGCACCGGCCGGGCCTGGTACTGCTCGACGAGCCCACCACCGGCGTCGACCCCCAGAGCCGCGAGCGCATCTTCGCGATGCTGGCCGAGCTCCGCCGCGACGGAACGGCGCTCCTGCACACGACGCACCAGCTCGGCGAGGCGCAGGGCGTCTGCGAGCGGGTGGTGATCATCGATCACGGTCGGGTCGTCGCGGCGGGAGCACCGCTCGAGCTCGTGGAGCGGACCCTCGGGCACGCGCAAGAGGTCGTGGTCACGCTCGATCGTGCCCCGGTCCCGGCCTCGCTGCCGACGGGGGTGGACGCGCAGGGCCGGATGCTGCGCGTGAGCATGCACGACCTGACCGTCGACCTGGCAATGCTGCTCGGCCGCCTCCGCGAAGCCGGTTACGGCGTCGACGACGTCCGGGTCGTCCGGCCCGATCTGCAGGCCGTCTTCCTTCACCTCACCGGCCGCGAGCTCCGCGAATGATCGGACCCGTCGTCCGCGTCTCGTGGTTGGCGCTCGTCCGCGACCGCTACGCTCTGGTTCTCTCCTTCCTCGTTCCCGTCGCATTCTTCTCGATCCTGGCGCTCGTCTTCGGCGGGCTCGGGCGTGACACGATGGCTCCGATCCGCGTCGCCGTCGTCGACGAGGATGGAACGGCCGGAAGCGCGCTCCTCGTAGAGGCACTTCAGAGCGAATCCGGCCTGACGGCCGAGCTGCGGCCAGGCGATCCCGCTCGCACCGCCCGCGAGGCGGCCATCGGCATCGTGCGGCGTGGCGACGCGCCGGCGGCGATCGTCGTTCCCGAGGACTTCGGCAAGCATTTGGCGCGCTTCCCCGCCGAGACGCTGACCGTCGAGCTCTTCACCGACCGCGCCGCAGATCCCGTCGCGTACCACGTCGTCGGGGGACTACTGCAGCGAGCCCTCGTGCTGGCGGCGCCGGACCGGCTCGTACGCGGCGTGGCGGATTGGCTCGAGGACGAGGCAGGAGCGCTGACGCCGGCGCAGCGCCGGCTCGTCGACGACGTCGCGAAGTCCGTCGCCGGAGGAGGCCCCGACGCGGGCAGGACGGTGGCATCGCCCTTCCGCGTCGCGGTGACCGACGTGCAGGGAGCGGTCGGGCGCGAGGGCAGAGACGCCGTGTCGTACTACGCGGCGGCCATCGGCGTCATGTTCCTGCTGTTCACGATGACAACCGCGATGCGCGGCCTCATCGCCGAGGAGGAGACCGGTACGCTGGAGCGTCTCCTCAGCACCAACCTCACCATGGGCCGGCTTCTGCTTGCGCGCTGGCTGTTCGCCACCGCCCTCGGCTGCGTCCAGCTCGCCGTCATGTTCGTCTGGGGCTGGGCCGTCTTCGGGTTGGATCTCTTCGGGCACGCGCATCTCGGCGGGGCGGTCGTGATGACCGTTGCGGCCGCGGCGGCTGCCGCGACCTTCGGGCTCGTGCTCGGCGCGGCGTGCCGAACGCAGGCCCAGCTCCAGGGCCTCGCGACCGTCGTCATCCTCCTCATGTCCGCCCTCGGCGGCAGCATGGTACCCCGCTACCTCATGCCCGAAGCGATGCAGCGTCTCGCGCTCGTGACGTTCAACGCGTGGGCCGTCAAAGGGTACGAGAAGGTCTTCTGGCGCGACGCATCCCTGACCGCGCTCTGGCCCGAGGTCTCGATGCTCGCCGCCATGACGTTGGTCGGCCTGGTCATCGCGCGCCGCTTGGCACGGCGTTGGGAATCGGTCTGAGCACGCTTCCCACGTCGTGGTCGGATCGCTAATCTCTGCCGGATGCGCGCCATCG carries:
- a CDS encoding ABC transporter ATP-binding protein: MTMPAILEVRGACKRFGGAIALDGVDLDVQRGEWVGLLGPNGAGKTTLVRAIAGRVRLDAGSIALAGGPSDRTALGHRVGLAPQENALYPFLTARENLEVFGRLYGLDGPELGERVAWALGWTGLAERADERTGGFSGGMKRRLNLACAVLHRPGLVLLDEPTTGVDPQSRERIFAMLAELRRDGTALLHTTHQLGEAQGVCERVVIIDHGRVVAAGAPLELVERTLGHAQEVVVTLDRAPVPASLPTGVDAQGRMLRVSMHDLTVDLAMLLGRLREAGYGVDDVRVVRPDLQAVFLHLTGRELRE
- a CDS encoding ABC transporter permease, which produces MIGPVVRVSWLALVRDRYALVLSFLVPVAFFSILALVFGGLGRDTMAPIRVAVVDEDGTAGSALLVEALQSESGLTAELRPGDPARTAREAAIGIVRRGDAPAAIVVPEDFGKHLARFPAETLTVELFTDRAADPVAYHVVGGLLQRALVLAAPDRLVRGVADWLEDEAGALTPAQRRLVDDVAKSVAGGGPDAGRTVASPFRVAVTDVQGAVGREGRDAVSYYAAAIGVMFLLFTMTTAMRGLIAEEETGTLERLLSTNLTMGRLLLARWLFATALGCVQLAVMFVWGWAVFGLDLFGHAHLGGAVVMTVAAAAAAATFGLVLGAACRTQAQLQGLATVVILLMSALGGSMVPRYLMPEAMQRLALVTFNAWAVKGYEKVFWRDASLTALWPEVSMLAAMTLVGLVIARRLARRWESV